A window of the Corynebacterium minutissimum genome harbors these coding sequences:
- a CDS encoding DUF6290 family protein — translation MAACEGRPISDPARAALLERVEDYYDLQELRAAMAEDSGERFNLDEVLKDIYDA, via the coding sequence ATGGCTGCATGTGAAGGCCGTCCGATATCTGATCCTGCCCGCGCAGCGCTTTTGGAACGGGTCGAAGACTACTACGACCTTCAGGAACTGCGCGCAGCAATGGCAGAGGATTCCGGCGAGCGCTTTAACCTCGATGAGGTCTTAAAGGACATCTACGATGCATAA
- a CDS encoding TRAFAC clade GTPase domain-containing protein, with protein sequence MTQARCPWTFKPLEAGVTVSPYTNRELPEGWTDAVTHCVAMAGARNSGKSLYTAVMIKQLKQLAHKHDRSVQPADESTRERYAEVYEKPLFEEMRAMDPTPSAVATDAYQRDPLIFELGVWPDEQGQPRMNYLVFRDVAGEDLENPPENEADRENLAFFSHADLVIFLFDPLRVKQIQDFIHGLIPNIGELGADSLSVLDNLLDLLDTDTPPPLAVTISKFDTVQKLEQVDDVRWKKLMSNRGAAFRRDTGWNFNDSDRYMVHLEAESLLRFLGANDLINKLYSAAPREGSFFVVSALGEAPTGRQLARSGIAPYRVLDPIRWQLNQRGVFAGDVS encoded by the coding sequence ATGACCCAGGCACGTTGCCCATGGACGTTCAAGCCGCTAGAGGCGGGCGTGACTGTGAGCCCGTACACGAACCGAGAACTGCCGGAAGGGTGGACCGATGCGGTTACGCATTGCGTAGCTATGGCCGGTGCCCGTAACTCCGGCAAGTCGCTGTATACGGCGGTGATGATTAAGCAGCTCAAGCAGTTGGCCCACAAGCACGATAGGTCCGTGCAGCCAGCGGATGAGTCGACGCGCGAGCGCTACGCGGAGGTCTATGAAAAGCCTCTCTTCGAGGAGATGCGCGCCATGGATCCCACGCCGAGCGCTGTGGCGACGGACGCCTACCAGCGTGACCCACTCATTTTCGAGCTGGGCGTATGGCCGGATGAGCAGGGACAACCGCGCATGAATTACTTGGTCTTCCGCGATGTGGCGGGCGAAGACCTGGAAAACCCGCCGGAGAACGAAGCTGATCGCGAGAATCTCGCGTTCTTTTCCCACGCAGACCTCGTAATTTTCCTTTTCGATCCGCTGCGCGTAAAGCAGATTCAGGATTTTATACACGGTCTTATTCCCAACATTGGTGAATTGGGCGCGGATTCGCTGAGCGTGCTGGATAACCTTCTGGATCTTCTCGACACGGATACCCCGCCGCCGCTGGCTGTGACTATTTCCAAGTTCGATACCGTGCAGAAGCTTGAGCAGGTTGATGATGTGCGGTGGAAGAAGCTCATGTCCAACCGTGGTGCGGCCTTCCGGCGCGATACGGGCTGGAATTTCAACGACTCGGACCGCTACATGGTTCACCTGGAGGCCGAGTCTCTGTTGCGCTTCCTTGGCGCGAATGATCTCATCAACAAGCTGTACTCTGCGGCGCCTCGTGAGGGAAGCTTCTTCGTTGTGTCTGCTCTCGGTGAGGCCCCGACGGGGCGTCAATTAGCGCGCAGTGGCATCGCGCCCTACCGCGTGCTCGACCCCATCCGCTGGCAGCTGAACCAGCGAGGCGTGTTTGCGGGGGACGTCTCATGA
- a CDS encoding queuosine precursor transporter, with protein sequence MTTQSATATTKPGGESIRFIPVHSTLYPWLVTVFVVTFLISNINATKGVQLGPLITDGAFFLFPLAYIVGDVLSECYGFKSTRRAVYIGFAMAILAALSFYIAIWLPAADFYEGQEAFEATLGLVPQILAASLVGYVVGQLLNSFTLVKMKARSGEKGLIARLVASTVVGEFGDTLLFCAIAAPVIGIDSFSGFLNYVIVGFLWKTACEVIMLPLTTLVISWVKRREDYVPIDEIETPTATPSK encoded by the coding sequence ATGACAACTCAATCGGCAACCGCAACCACCAAACCCGGTGGCGAGAGCATCCGATTCATCCCGGTACATTCCACTTTGTACCCGTGGCTGGTCACGGTGTTCGTCGTCACCTTCCTCATCTCGAACATCAATGCCACGAAGGGCGTCCAGCTGGGCCCGCTCATTACCGATGGTGCTTTCTTCCTCTTCCCTCTTGCCTACATCGTGGGCGACGTTCTCTCTGAGTGCTACGGCTTCAAGTCCACCCGCCGCGCTGTCTACATCGGCTTCGCCATGGCTATCCTTGCCGCGCTCTCCTTCTACATCGCCATCTGGCTGCCTGCCGCGGACTTCTATGAAGGCCAGGAAGCTTTCGAAGCAACTCTCGGACTGGTTCCGCAAATTCTTGCTGCCTCCTTGGTCGGCTACGTTGTGGGCCAGCTGCTCAACTCCTTCACCTTGGTGAAGATGAAGGCCCGCTCGGGCGAGAAGGGCCTCATTGCTCGCTTGGTCGCTTCCACCGTCGTTGGCGAGTTCGGCGATACCCTGTTGTTCTGCGCCATCGCAGCGCCCGTCATCGGTATCGATTCCTTCAGCGGCTTCCTGAACTACGTCATCGTGGGCTTCTTGTGGAAGACCGCCTGCGAGGTCATCATGCTTCCGCTGACCACGTTGGTTATCTCCTGGGTCAAGCGCCGCGAAGACTACGTACCTATCGACGAGATCGAAACCCCTACGGCAACGCCATCTAAGTAG
- a CDS encoding sortase, with amino-acid sequence MHKHLRASFLLILNLATVLSIAACSGTKEDPSPETTSHAAPETTAVSSEASSSAAPTPPPLNEGPAPALTGAFEMDGPAAITGATYDSMPFVVPLNPAGPQETMVRWVRDWGESPATAEQGTTYVLGHAWGQQKLVFNPFSEVVTANVDLSNPTSVEGLDGVDVQRFATSTLNGSHIRMTSEGGEGREWIVDNAFLIPKNQLGSDADLMNTEVPGRIVLIACAVDGASDLEYNVIVTGHLA; translated from the coding sequence ATGCATAAGCATCTTCGAGCCTCCTTCCTCCTTATCCTTAACCTGGCCACGGTCCTGAGTATTGCTGCATGCTCGGGGACGAAAGAAGACCCGTCGCCTGAAACGACGAGCCACGCGGCACCGGAAACGACGGCGGTGAGCAGTGAGGCGTCGTCAAGCGCAGCGCCCACTCCTCCCCCACTCAATGAGGGCCCGGCGCCAGCCCTGACCGGTGCGTTTGAGATGGATGGCCCGGCCGCAATCACGGGCGCGACCTATGACTCGATGCCCTTCGTCGTGCCCCTCAACCCGGCCGGTCCGCAGGAGACCATGGTGCGCTGGGTCCGAGACTGGGGTGAGTCCCCCGCCACGGCAGAACAGGGCACCACCTACGTCTTGGGCCATGCCTGGGGCCAACAGAAACTGGTATTCAACCCCTTCTCCGAGGTGGTCACAGCCAACGTCGATCTGAGCAACCCCACCTCCGTGGAGGGCCTCGACGGCGTGGATGTGCAGCGCTTTGCGACGTCCACCCTGAACGGCTCCCACATCCGCATGACCTCCGAGGGTGGTGAGGGCCGCGAGTGGATCGTGGATAACGCCTTCCTCATCCCCAAGAATCAGCTCGGCAGCGACGCCGACCTCATGAATACCGAGGTTCCCGGGCGCATCGTACTCATTGCGTGTGCGGTGGACGGCGCCTCGGACTTGGAGTACAACGTCATCGTCACCGGTCACTTGGCGTAA
- a CDS encoding tubulin-like doman-containing protein translates to MKKFLVVGCGGSGAKTLAFMMDQLKAELRSIDPDMTELPKAWQFVNIDVPLEEEAGPQKLPNVTQNGGQYVGIGSRQNYNTFDEGVSSILGRSGKLGEIATWATRNPASNDVKLADGAGQYRAIGRMLTLPHLKEIRQSLKAAVDEMFTQEAIQELNRLNYKQTKLDSDTGDSQPVVLVVSSMAGGAGASMFLDVCRVLTTIPNVNPQGTLVFMYTPEIFSDNKADDMAGAWPNSLAMFGEVVAAQMGNSSKHDRAIFEAFDMGNPPEGQTFGRIFPIGSKMGTTSARFGDGSAMSIYRGLGRALAGLMASTKASDNLVSYALTNTPAGDGGRRFFGWDSPTGGTPWGRLPWGSLGYAQVSMGRDRFAEYSSQRLARSAFERLFNGHLDPQNPEAGEMQIAKKLEERLPNAFSSITLDPSWAHGGQIDSGSVWNWLNSVFGGQAQQAADSATKYLQNYIPVGQGRNVNEWRDEFEGNMADPRNEQAIASVLNNAAYDIVYRYANFFTDSVLATVEGELAAVGVPYVREMLSKITDVLTNSDRLMPVLGEYSGYYQNTRVLTKPEGADPILSPLTGKGQMTDPTPTVNALMGLYYNQFYSYALMAIAHLLKDVLQDYADENLFHLKRELADAHAVLEKAVSKRAETNKLADVRTDEVNAWPTEIDEVVETRFKGAENEIMLTDVNSFIVDYKDQMLRTIQGQQSTADVTNYEQAYPFAVRSVIRGEWESLDAAQAPNDTLAPQKRTNDAYSNRAGWVSKYLSRHPQTGESRESQRAHYRAKIRPTDLLERSRQWINRRDYEFQKFNSVDLRRYLTLTPDINEVEHAERQRRFVEAFQLALSYARPLAAVNDDMVQRIHGKSVQYTYSFSDIPFAELGSAESGIAAQLESVLNRPEIDGPSSVALRNSLNMSDHVQHIEIFGSYPNYSPIVFSSMFNYIAKDIEKQDNFDGSWWSERRTRPLPAALPLTETERQAMVAGWIIGRITGRVYISNPDTSNAAAHIFDDTDGGVNNWVDFPNPMLISPRRMIKKSDWMSSVLESIFIAYAKVQENGPHGFASSLYPYQLLRGLFDDGLDFAHSGASTHPVVHRLAQFLSSGEVPNRGTVGTSIQDRYETFVAELDKFARGADHFVPGHTNALPGQGRANKPFAEIRSREVASMTPYYRDLAEDVIAMVPVIRNYLDQAKTVAENPVAQPSPQARTSESDFGQTTSPEFNLNDLDDTF, encoded by the coding sequence ATGAAGAAGTTCCTCGTCGTCGGTTGCGGTGGCTCCGGCGCCAAGACCCTGGCGTTCATGATGGACCAGCTCAAAGCAGAGCTGCGCAGCATTGACCCGGACATGACCGAACTGCCCAAGGCGTGGCAGTTCGTCAACATCGACGTGCCTCTTGAGGAGGAAGCCGGCCCGCAGAAGCTGCCCAACGTGACGCAAAACGGCGGACAGTACGTCGGCATTGGTTCGCGCCAGAACTACAACACCTTCGACGAGGGAGTCTCCAGCATCCTCGGCCGCTCCGGCAAGCTTGGTGAGATCGCCACTTGGGCTACTCGAAACCCGGCGTCCAATGATGTCAAGCTTGCTGATGGTGCCGGCCAGTACCGCGCTATTGGCCGCATGCTGACCCTGCCGCACCTTAAGGAGATTCGCCAGTCTCTCAAGGCAGCGGTGGATGAGATGTTCACCCAGGAAGCAATCCAAGAACTCAACCGCTTGAATTACAAGCAGACCAAGTTGGACTCCGATACTGGTGACTCCCAGCCGGTCGTCCTCGTGGTCTCCTCTATGGCGGGCGGTGCTGGTGCCTCGATGTTCCTTGATGTGTGCCGCGTGCTTACCACTATTCCGAATGTGAACCCACAGGGCACTCTCGTCTTCATGTACACCCCGGAGATCTTCTCCGATAACAAGGCCGATGACATGGCTGGCGCGTGGCCGAACTCCTTGGCCATGTTTGGTGAAGTCGTGGCAGCCCAGATGGGTAATTCCAGCAAGCATGACCGCGCCATCTTCGAAGCCTTCGATATGGGCAACCCGCCGGAGGGTCAGACTTTTGGCCGTATTTTCCCAATCGGCTCCAAGATGGGTACCACCAGCGCGCGCTTCGGTGACGGCTCTGCGATGTCCATTTATCGTGGACTTGGCCGCGCGCTGGCCGGTCTGATGGCCTCCACAAAGGCCAGCGATAACCTTGTCTCCTACGCGTTGACCAATACTCCTGCGGGTGACGGCGGCCGCCGCTTCTTCGGTTGGGATAGCCCTACCGGTGGTACTCCGTGGGGCCGCCTACCCTGGGGTTCTCTTGGTTATGCCCAGGTATCCATGGGCCGCGACCGTTTCGCCGAGTACTCCTCTCAGCGCCTTGCCCGCAGCGCCTTTGAGCGTCTCTTCAACGGTCACCTCGATCCGCAGAACCCCGAAGCCGGTGAGATGCAGATTGCCAAGAAGCTAGAGGAGCGCCTGCCCAATGCTTTTAGCTCCATTACTCTTGATCCGTCCTGGGCGCACGGCGGTCAGATTGATAGCGGCAGCGTCTGGAACTGGCTCAACAGCGTTTTCGGTGGCCAGGCTCAGCAGGCTGCGGATAGCGCAACGAAGTACCTGCAGAACTACATTCCGGTAGGCCAGGGCCGTAACGTCAACGAGTGGCGCGACGAGTTCGAAGGCAACATGGCTGACCCACGCAACGAACAGGCGATTGCCTCCGTGCTGAACAATGCTGCGTATGACATTGTCTACCGCTACGCCAACTTCTTCACTGACAGCGTGCTGGCTACCGTCGAGGGCGAGCTGGCGGCCGTGGGCGTGCCCTATGTGCGCGAGATGCTTTCGAAGATTACGGATGTGTTGACGAACTCCGACCGCCTCATGCCGGTCTTGGGAGAGTACTCGGGTTACTACCAAAACACCCGCGTGCTGACGAAGCCGGAGGGCGCGGATCCCATCCTGAGCCCGCTGACTGGTAAGGGTCAGATGACGGATCCGACGCCGACGGTTAATGCGCTCATGGGCTTGTACTACAACCAGTTCTACAGCTACGCGCTCATGGCCATCGCACACCTGCTCAAGGATGTTCTCCAAGATTATGCTGACGAGAACCTTTTCCACCTCAAGCGCGAGCTGGCAGATGCCCACGCCGTGCTAGAGAAGGCAGTGTCCAAGCGTGCTGAAACCAACAAGCTCGCGGATGTGCGCACCGATGAGGTCAATGCGTGGCCGACGGAAATTGATGAGGTTGTCGAAACCCGCTTCAAGGGTGCCGAGAACGAAATCATGCTCACGGACGTCAACTCCTTCATCGTTGACTACAAGGATCAGATGCTGCGCACGATCCAGGGCCAGCAATCCACGGCGGACGTCACGAACTATGAGCAGGCTTATCCTTTCGCAGTGCGCTCTGTCATCCGCGGTGAGTGGGAATCCCTCGACGCAGCCCAAGCACCGAATGACACGTTGGCACCGCAGAAGCGCACGAACGATGCTTATTCCAACCGCGCTGGCTGGGTTTCTAAGTACCTGTCACGTCACCCACAGACTGGTGAGTCCCGCGAATCCCAGCGTGCGCACTACCGTGCCAAGATTCGCCCAACGGATCTGCTGGAGCGCTCCCGCCAGTGGATTAACCGCCGCGATTATGAGTTCCAGAAGTTCAACTCGGTGGATCTTCGCCGCTACCTCACGCTGACCCCGGACATCAACGAGGTTGAGCACGCCGAGCGTCAGCGCCGCTTCGTCGAGGCCTTCCAGCTGGCACTAAGCTATGCCCGTCCGCTGGCGGCCGTCAACGACGACATGGTCCAGCGCATCCATGGCAAGTCAGTGCAGTACACCTACTCTTTCTCCGATATTCCGTTTGCTGAGCTCGGCTCCGCAGAGAGCGGTATCGCTGCGCAGTTGGAGTCCGTGCTCAACCGCCCGGAAATTGACGGCCCGTCCTCGGTTGCTCTCCGCAACTCCTTGAACATGTCGGATCATGTTCAGCACATCGAGATTTTCGGCTCCTACCCGAACTACTCGCCGATTGTCTTCTCCTCCATGTTCAACTACATCGCCAAGGACATTGAGAAGCAGGACAACTTCGATGGTTCCTGGTGGTCGGAGCGCCGAACCCGCCCGCTCCCGGCAGCGTTGCCGCTCACGGAGACCGAGCGCCAGGCCATGGTTGCCGGTTGGATCATTGGCCGCATCACCGGGCGCGTGTACATCTCTAACCCAGACACCAGCAACGCCGCGGCCCATATCTTTGATGACACTGATGGTGGCGTGAACAATTGGGTCGACTTCCCGAACCCCATGCTCATCTCGCCGCGCCGCATGATCAAGAAGTCGGACTGGATGTCCTCGGTACTGGAATCCATCTTCATCGCATACGCCAAGGTGCAGGAGAACGGTCCTCACGGCTTCGCATCATCGCTGTATCCGTACCAGTTGCTGCGTGGGCTTTTCGACGACGGACTCGACTTCGCTCACTCCGGCGCATCAACGCACCCGGTTGTCCACCGTTTGGCGCAGTTCCTTTCGTCCGGTGAAGTTCCGAACCGCGGCACGGTGGGCACGTCCATCCAGGATCGCTACGAAACCTTCGTCGCGGAGTTGGACAAGTTCGCACGCGGTGCTGATCACTTCGTTCCGGGCCACACCAACGCCTTGCCAGGCCAAGGCCGCGCGAACAAGCCATTCGCAGAGATTCGCTCCCGCGAGGTGGCGTCCATGACGCCGTACTACCGCGACTTGGCCGAGGACGTTATCGCTATGGTGCCGGTTATCCGCAACTACCTGGACCAAGCCAAGACCGTAGCCGAGAATCCCGTGGCGCAGCCGAGCCCGCAGGCACGCACCTCAGAGTCAGATTTCGGGCAGACCACTTCACCGGAATTCAACCTCAACGATCTGGATGACACCTTCTAA
- the tgt gene encoding tRNA guanosine(34) transglycosylase Tgt → MTHPKPQLETDLSFDVKKELDLSGPAQPGKHGRTGVIHTPHGDIQTPAFIPVATKATVKTLTPEQIRATGAQAILSNAYHLYLQPGHDIVDEAGGVATFENWHGPTYTDSGGFQVMSLGVGFKKVLAMDVADLTESDIRAAKKERMAQVDEDGVDFKSFIDGSTHRFTPEVSMQIQHGLGADIMFAFDELTTLVDTRTYQEESVERTRRWAQRCLDEHDRLTLARGPQKPRQSLWGVVQGAQYEDLRRQAARGLVELSDRAEANGRRGFGGFGIGGALEKENLGTIVGWVCDELPVDKPRHLLGISEPDDIFTAVEAGADTFDCVAPTRLARRGGVYTLDGRLNLTNARFKRDFVGVDEEFGGYVSENYSRAYIHHLLKAKEFLAGTLCTIHNLEFMIRLVDNIRESIDGGYYEAYRDEFMGRYYAK, encoded by the coding sequence ATGACCCACCCTAAGCCGCAGCTTGAGACCGACCTGTCCTTCGATGTGAAGAAGGAGCTGGACCTAAGTGGTCCAGCACAACCGGGAAAGCACGGCCGCACCGGCGTTATCCATACGCCGCATGGAGATATCCAAACCCCGGCCTTCATCCCGGTGGCCACCAAGGCCACGGTAAAGACGCTGACCCCGGAACAGATCCGGGCCACCGGCGCGCAGGCCATCTTGTCCAACGCTTATCACCTCTACCTGCAGCCGGGCCACGACATCGTGGATGAGGCCGGTGGCGTGGCTACCTTCGAGAATTGGCATGGGCCGACGTACACCGACTCGGGCGGATTCCAGGTCATGTCGCTCGGCGTGGGTTTTAAGAAGGTCCTCGCCATGGACGTGGCGGACCTGACGGAGTCCGATATCCGTGCGGCCAAGAAAGAGCGCATGGCGCAGGTGGATGAGGACGGCGTGGACTTTAAATCCTTCATCGATGGCTCCACGCATCGCTTCACCCCGGAGGTCTCCATGCAGATCCAGCATGGCTTGGGCGCGGACATCATGTTTGCCTTCGACGAGCTCACCACGCTCGTGGATACCCGCACTTACCAGGAGGAATCCGTGGAGCGCACGCGCCGCTGGGCGCAGCGCTGCTTGGATGAGCATGACCGCCTTACCCTCGCCCGTGGCCCGCAGAAGCCACGCCAATCCCTGTGGGGTGTGGTGCAGGGCGCGCAATACGAGGACCTGCGCCGACAGGCTGCGCGCGGGCTCGTGGAGCTGTCTGATCGCGCCGAAGCGAATGGCCGGCGCGGCTTCGGAGGCTTCGGCATCGGTGGCGCATTGGAGAAGGAAAACCTGGGCACGATTGTGGGGTGGGTATGCGATGAGTTGCCCGTCGATAAGCCCCGGCACCTGCTGGGTATCTCTGAACCCGATGACATCTTTACCGCCGTTGAGGCTGGTGCCGATACCTTCGATTGCGTGGCGCCGACCCGTCTGGCGCGCCGCGGTGGCGTGTACACGCTGGATGGCCGCCTCAACCTCACCAATGCGCGCTTCAAGCGTGACTTTGTTGGTGTGGACGAGGAGTTCGGCGGTTACGTCTCGGAGAACTACTCCCGCGCTTATATCCACCACTTGCTCAAGGCCAAGGAATTCCTCGCCGGCACGCTGTGCACTATCCACAACCTGGAGTTCATGATTCGCCTGGTGGATAACATCCGGGAGTCCATCGATGGCGGCTATTACGAGGCTTACCGCGATGAGTTTATGGGGCGCTATTACGCCAAGTGA
- a CDS encoding VWA domain-containing protein — protein sequence MKKFTRALALSAAAMIAGFGGSLGAVAQEAPPAPDAPAPEAPPAPDAPAPDNPEGNPDDKPEDHPEDNGDHNPDEHPEDKPAPEEHREGIGSESKLSEVSQKNLSDFGSCIASEKSADLLFVLDQSASLVGYEGSTPTDADFFRVDATADIVKQLANLGEDNGADINVKLAGFGSEYYSDPAEYGGWTNVSGKEDALDGELEKFRQDDRVSDLETNYGAAYSGALKEFASHESSNCRAIVFFTDGKYYTDAEANNLKGAQDKLCEVNSSVTAFRNSNIRLFNVGLVPAAEAQDQISQLTRMAEGEDCGQGAPNGAFFDAGEDPAALFAAFRNLIPTSGGVTKDGNLKDQFDFVLDDSVSPVRLSAVPKNSVDEGTLIPTLTGPNGEVVELHTDTTKVAGAKVSVTENNKLPGMVDIAMEKDGDDWAGAWTFGYKVAEGTDGEYLASVVMVPGLTLDLKREDGTKVEGGINSDQILKGQLVDGKGEARTLEGEGTLHAEFVPEEGSPVTLVDNAPITDGQPVDIPLDQVENAASGQLVTRVDITTKGTEDRPGSKLDPINAETPLTITPVNMPTVGSAQTITMTEKEITVDVPVTGPGKVWVADQTVNTEDAMLPAGVSSIAVSSKNNSEDSALELSKDEKATIPVTLSVENMADGPLRVEPVINLQSAEDNQQIELPLTLQGSMSAPLSKSAFGLAFVLAVLLALLIPLAILYFMKWFSGRIPEKPRMFVKTIPVKRDGANLVRTDNGRPFAVSKDEFQGAVPVETSARSAQLGRNEAKVKMGLSPFTAAHVEIQRDGTISGKGKKSGYRAVLPLAIQNEWFFVGNQKDRDSGEIVMTVDTLAQASQYDEMSKEISRQALPLFDQVAFPAEKEPTPPPAGQQTPPQQPGGPSGPTGQPGPSAPQGPWGPQGGPQGAPYQGSQPHTPQRGGFGSSQPAGPSPQTPPQHGQPGRPNQPGQSGFGGGPGFGGGQGFGQPQRPNQPGGPGQPGGSGFGQPGQQRPNNPGTPGNNGGFPPNPGFGPRN from the coding sequence ATGAAGAAGTTCACTCGTGCACTAGCTTTGTCCGCAGCAGCGATGATTGCCGGTTTCGGCGGTAGCTTGGGAGCTGTAGCGCAAGAAGCCCCACCGGCTCCGGATGCACCAGCTCCTGAGGCGCCGCCGGCACCGGATGCACCCGCGCCGGATAATCCGGAAGGGAATCCGGACGATAAACCTGAAGACCACCCAGAGGACAACGGCGACCACAATCCTGACGAGCACCCAGAGGACAAGCCTGCTCCGGAGGAACACCGCGAAGGTATCGGTTCTGAGTCCAAGCTTTCTGAAGTCTCCCAAAAGAACCTGTCTGACTTCGGCTCGTGTATCGCGAGTGAGAAATCTGCGGACCTACTTTTTGTTCTGGACCAATCGGCGTCGCTCGTCGGCTACGAAGGCTCAACGCCTACGGATGCCGACTTTTTCCGCGTAGATGCTACGGCGGACATTGTGAAACAGCTGGCTAACCTCGGCGAGGATAACGGCGCCGACATCAACGTCAAGCTCGCTGGCTTTGGTTCCGAGTACTACAGCGATCCAGCCGAGTATGGTGGCTGGACCAACGTTTCCGGTAAGGAAGACGCCTTAGATGGGGAGCTGGAGAAATTCCGCCAGGATGACCGCGTTTCTGATCTAGAGACCAACTACGGTGCTGCGTACTCGGGTGCGCTCAAGGAATTCGCATCTCATGAAAGCAGTAATTGCCGTGCCATCGTGTTCTTTACCGATGGCAAGTACTACACCGATGCCGAAGCAAATAATCTGAAGGGCGCACAAGACAAGCTGTGTGAGGTCAACTCTTCAGTAACTGCTTTCCGCAACTCGAACATTCGCCTCTTTAACGTCGGCCTTGTTCCTGCTGCTGAGGCCCAGGACCAGATTAGCCAGCTGACTCGCATGGCAGAAGGTGAGGACTGTGGCCAAGGTGCCCCGAACGGTGCGTTCTTTGATGCTGGTGAGGACCCTGCGGCACTCTTCGCTGCCTTCCGAAATCTCATTCCGACCTCGGGTGGTGTGACTAAAGACGGCAACCTGAAGGACCAATTCGACTTCGTTCTGGATGACTCCGTCTCCCCAGTGCGCCTGTCCGCAGTACCGAAGAATTCGGTGGATGAAGGCACTCTTATTCCTACGTTGACCGGCCCCAATGGTGAGGTGGTTGAGCTCCACACTGATACCACCAAGGTGGCTGGCGCGAAGGTCTCCGTGACCGAAAACAATAAGCTGCCGGGCATGGTGGACATCGCTATGGAAAAGGATGGCGATGACTGGGCGGGCGCATGGACCTTCGGCTACAAGGTGGCGGAGGGCACTGATGGTGAGTACCTTGCGTCTGTCGTCATGGTCCCCGGTCTCACCCTTGACCTCAAGCGTGAGGATGGCACCAAGGTTGAGGGAGGCATTAACTCCGACCAGATACTCAAGGGCCAACTGGTGGACGGCAAAGGTGAGGCCCGCACGCTAGAAGGCGAGGGCACACTGCACGCAGAGTTCGTACCGGAGGAAGGTTCCCCGGTCACTCTCGTGGACAACGCCCCCATTACCGATGGGCAGCCTGTCGATATTCCGCTCGATCAAGTAGAAAACGCTGCCTCTGGTCAGCTGGTCACTCGCGTGGACATCACCACGAAGGGCACGGAGGATCGTCCGGGTTCCAAGCTGGATCCCATCAATGCCGAAACCCCGCTGACTATTACTCCGGTGAACATGCCCACTGTTGGCTCGGCGCAGACAATCACGATGACGGAAAAAGAAATTACCGTCGACGTCCCTGTGACCGGCCCGGGCAAGGTGTGGGTTGCAGACCAGACAGTGAATACCGAAGATGCCATGCTGCCTGCAGGAGTGTCCTCCATCGCTGTGTCCTCCAAGAATAACTCTGAGGACTCTGCACTGGAGCTGTCCAAGGACGAGAAAGCCACCATTCCGGTGACGTTGAGCGTGGAGAATATGGCTGACGGTCCGCTGCGCGTGGAGCCGGTAATTAATCTCCAGTCAGCAGAAGACAACCAGCAGATAGAGTTGCCGTTGACCTTGCAGGGCTCCATGAGTGCTCCTCTGAGCAAGTCTGCATTTGGTTTGGCATTTGTCCTTGCAGTGCTGCTTGCACTGCTCATTCCGCTGGCCATCCTGTACTTCATGAAGTGGTTCTCTGGCCGTATTCCAGAAAAGCCACGCATGTTCGTTAAGACGATCCCGGTCAAGCGCGACGGGGCCAACCTGGTTCGCACCGATAATGGCCGCCCATTTGCAGTCAGCAAGGATGAGTTCCAGGGCGCGGTACCGGTGGAGACCTCGGCACGCTCAGCTCAGCTGGGCCGCAATGAAGCCAAGGTGAAGATGGGGCTGAGCCCCTTTACCGCCGCGCACGTAGAGATTCAGCGTGACGGCACAATCTCCGGCAAGGGCAAGAAGTCCGGTTACCGCGCAGTGCTGCCGCTGGCCATTCAGAATGAGTGGTTCTTTGTTGGTAACCAGAAGGACCGTGATTCCGGTGAGATCGTTATGACCGTCGATACGCTGGCGCAGGCCAGCCAGTACGACGAAATGTCGAAGGAAATCAGCCGACAGGCACTGCCGCTCTTTGACCAGGTAGCGTTCCCTGCTGAGAAGGAGCCGACACCGCCGCCAGCAGGGCAGCAGACCCCACCTCAGCAACCGGGTGGTCCGTCTGGCCCCACCGGTCAACCAGGACCATCTGCTCCACAGGGCCCGTGGGGCCCGCAAGGTGGACCACAAGGAGCTCCGTACCAGGGCAGTCAACCACATACCCCGCAACGCGGTGGCTTTGGTTCCTCGCAACCTGCGGGACCGTCCCCGCAGACCCCGCCTCAGCACGGCCAGCCGGGCCGTCCGAATCAGCCTGGCCAATCTGGATTTGGTGGAGGGCCAGGATTCGGTGGTGGACAGGGCTTCGGCCAGCCACAGCGTCCGAATCAGCCAGGCGGTCCAGGACAGCCTGGTGGCTCCGGGTTCGGTCAACCGGGACAGCAACGTCCGAACAATCCTGGTACCCCTGGTAACAACGGCGGCTTTCCCCCGAACCCCGGGTTCGGACCCCGGAACTAA